The proteins below come from a single Fodinicola acaciae genomic window:
- a CDS encoding FKBP-type peptidyl-prolyl cis-trans isomerase, with product MMVGLPVLVIVGSLACGVVPAGAGEISYAQGIATYAGTFGRPCHTRDVRVSGAVATPPTIDIPRYCSAPLALLTRDLAKGIGPAAMAGSSVTVNYVLVTWSDGRVADSSWPDKPFVVDHLGGGEVIAGWDQGLVGVRPGTRRLLVIPPELAYGSKGVPPVVKPNETLVFVVDVIAVS from the coding sequence ATGATGGTCGGTCTGCCTGTGCTCGTCATCGTGGGATCCCTGGCCTGCGGCGTCGTGCCCGCTGGTGCTGGTGAAATCTCGTACGCGCAAGGCATCGCCACGTATGCTGGGACATTCGGCAGGCCCTGCCATACCCGCGACGTGAGGGTGTCCGGAGCGGTGGCGACACCGCCGACGATCGACATCCCGAGGTACTGTTCGGCGCCACTGGCCCTGTTGACCAGGGATCTGGCCAAAGGGATCGGCCCGGCCGCCATGGCCGGCAGCTCGGTCACGGTCAACTACGTGCTGGTGACCTGGTCAGACGGACGAGTCGCCGACAGTTCATGGCCCGACAAACCGTTCGTGGTCGATCACCTTGGCGGCGGCGAGGTGATCGCCGGCTGGGACCAGGGCCTGGTCGGGGTCCGGCCCGGGACCCGGCGACTGCTCGTCATTCCGCCGGAGCTCGCCTATGGCAGCAAAGGCGTGCCTCCCGTGGTCAAGCCGAACGAGACGCTCGTCTTCGTCGTGGACGTGATCGCTGTTTCATGA
- a CDS encoding DJ-1/PfpI family protein, whose translation MAKRRDLLRSAAVAAGTSVTAAAIARTVPAAAAAAPGSSAQAPLRVHLLMFEGVEELDYAAPYDVLSHANRMGRPIEVSTVAVDRPGTVVACYGTRIEVSGRWAPRTADLILVPGGGYGSPSEPGVAREVHRGVIPAALAAAKRPGLVFASVCTGTMLLSAAGLTRGRPCTTHHLAKQDLAAQGGKVVDARVVDDGDLVTAGGITSGLDLALHLLQRTFGSEAALHGETILEYERRGIVWKRD comes from the coding sequence GTGGCCAAGAGGCGAGATTTGTTGCGTTCCGCGGCTGTGGCGGCCGGTACGTCGGTCACCGCGGCGGCCATCGCCAGGACCGTACCCGCCGCGGCGGCTGCCGCGCCCGGTTCGTCGGCGCAGGCCCCGCTGCGGGTCCACCTGCTGATGTTCGAGGGCGTCGAGGAGCTTGACTACGCTGCGCCCTACGACGTGCTGTCGCATGCGAACCGAATGGGCCGGCCGATCGAGGTGAGCACGGTCGCGGTGGATCGGCCGGGCACGGTGGTTGCCTGCTATGGCACCCGTATCGAGGTGTCTGGACGCTGGGCGCCGCGTACGGCCGACCTGATTCTGGTGCCAGGTGGCGGATATGGCAGCCCGTCGGAGCCCGGTGTGGCGCGCGAGGTCCACCGTGGTGTGATCCCGGCGGCGCTCGCCGCGGCCAAACGTCCAGGGCTGGTCTTCGCATCGGTGTGCACTGGGACGATGCTGCTGTCGGCCGCAGGCCTGACCAGGGGACGGCCGTGCACGACGCACCACCTGGCCAAGCAGGATCTGGCGGCGCAGGGCGGGAAAGTGGTCGACGCGCGGGTCGTCGATGACGGCGACCTGGTCACGGCCGGCGGCATCACCTCCGGTCTCGACCTGGCCCTGCATCTGCTGCAGCGTACGTTCGGCTCGGAGGCAGCACTGCACGGTGAGACCATCCTGGAGTACGAGCGGCGCGGCATTGTGTGGAAACGCGACTGA
- a CDS encoding LamG-like jellyroll fold domain-containing protein: MKRPSRALLVAAALGLVTALAVPVTPADAARPAATVRPHVTPRGTLSPDAVARINDAVNNTSDQWGNELVNAPNGPSLAAVRPLLPPVTNAGPGHSASGYYYLPMTYPKPTAATWQATRAFALQVADGSQILSNYSEGAATQTVSFGVGADGNEAYGSQQAHLADPQLAGGYLPILVNSYTDGTGTRFDRESYAIRVGSDTGPLVSFVKFTVHPGNSATTLRLNLNNPQIGGIGVSGNTLSANGQSYVKFSGSPSWSSPNLSYGIDPSAGVQDIYLIVANTPANLSSVGADATGYANARQQVSSYWQNVLSGGATINVPEAYAQNAMRNLLLQDLVMAFQQSIGDGYESPASDFAFVPELDSSVSTLGEFGYDTDFRQDLSALLVRGQGDGAFPDWEKGFKLQEAASYYFLTNDSSYISQNLNTFTGWLTGAGGFQAQMAANNNLVEKEQYVSDIATPVYGLNHQSQVWRGMRDFAIALRQMGNTSLADQFAAQATTLRTAILSAVRQSETKLSDGSIFVPIPLLDPSEKQPFEPITGSRFGSYWNIIIPYALGTGIFPAGSPEATGIATYIRNHGGLFLGMTRFNLYGGDAGNCEVDAPLNFPANAPGYKTTGVDQQYGFGWTKYLSDQGDAGGLNMQFYGQLGQELAPNTFIGGEGATLSPCPGEYDRSMFFPPLAAGNAVPLQAMRGMLVSEGLADDGTPRTLNIAPATPQQWLSDGQNVSVGKLPTDFGPLTYSIASQLSQGKVTASITPPAAAPGRLKPTDVVLHLRTPAGSRLSGVTVNGASHAFDATAQTVDLGAISANVTVLAQYSSAAVGANQAVPTVLSAAPDVVRPGQGLPVSGTVEAVGSGTVTGTVAVSAPTGWTVPSPAGFSVASSGSIGWQKFQTFVQPPPNTPAGTYQVTVTTTPSGGSPVSRALSVTVATPSTSDYASLVELDHPTAYWRLDDTGSTAVDSSPYHTNGTYQAGSVTSSSGPFAGDTAVCLNGNGYMSVPNSLAVSPSAATSWEAWVKVNTTQQQSIVEKYDGPHYNGFGVRLITGNKLQAFMLDRSDTLPPAITSTRSVQTGQWYHVAVSYDGTTMVLYLNGQPVGSVASPAPTLGSNSLKIGARGDDAGTRLNGCVSQVAIYDHALASATVRAHYLRGILQAGGGAEGSQAMVLQSQQQHFFGTTASGNAEHWFWEPSNNTILHDVWASGVTGVPTAGLADTGQQHLWARGTDGSIRHAYWTPSDNTIRQDTWAPSGSVAADPASAIVGSQLHVFGIDPNGTLQHWWKDEKQGSVTHDTWTGGVALTGRPTVLVDDNGTIHVFGRGTDGSLQHLWETLATGTVQHDAWAPAGSIAADPVARTIGHQEHVFAVDAAHGLQHWSVEQGQATPGHNTWATDAGLAGRPTIMVDDTGAQHVMVRGGDGSLQHFWWTPADNTIRHDTWAPAGSIGADPTAMFINRQQHVWAVDGSGHVQHWFWDENTNQLNHDDWTARATAAGSSKRH; the protein is encoded by the coding sequence ATGAAACGTCCCAGTCGCGCTCTCCTGGTCGCCGCGGCTCTCGGGCTGGTGACCGCGCTGGCTGTTCCCGTCACCCCGGCCGACGCGGCCCGGCCCGCGGCGACGGTCAGGCCGCACGTCACGCCACGCGGCACGTTGTCGCCCGACGCGGTCGCGCGGATCAACGACGCGGTGAACAACACCTCCGACCAATGGGGAAACGAGCTGGTCAATGCCCCGAACGGGCCGAGCCTCGCGGCGGTGCGGCCACTGCTGCCGCCGGTGACCAACGCCGGACCGGGCCATTCCGCGTCGGGCTATTACTACCTGCCGATGACCTATCCGAAGCCGACCGCGGCGACCTGGCAGGCCACCCGTGCGTTCGCGCTGCAGGTCGCCGACGGAAGCCAGATCCTGTCCAACTATTCCGAGGGTGCGGCCACCCAGACGGTGAGCTTCGGGGTCGGCGCCGACGGCAACGAGGCGTACGGCAGCCAGCAGGCCCACCTCGCCGACCCGCAGCTCGCCGGCGGCTACCTGCCGATTCTGGTGAACAGCTACACCGACGGCACCGGGACCCGCTTCGACCGCGAGTCGTACGCCATCCGGGTCGGGTCCGACACCGGGCCGCTGGTGAGCTTCGTGAAATTCACCGTCCATCCCGGAAACTCGGCCACGACGCTGCGGTTGAACCTGAACAACCCACAGATCGGCGGCATCGGTGTCAGCGGCAACACGCTTTCCGCCAACGGCCAGTCGTACGTGAAGTTCAGCGGCTCGCCGTCGTGGAGCTCGCCAAATCTGAGCTATGGCATCGATCCCTCGGCCGGTGTCCAGGACATCTACCTGATCGTCGCGAACACGCCGGCCAACCTGTCGTCGGTCGGCGCCGACGCGACCGGTTATGCCAACGCCCGCCAGCAGGTGTCCTCGTACTGGCAGAACGTGCTGTCCGGCGGTGCGACGATCAACGTTCCCGAGGCGTACGCCCAAAACGCCATGCGAAACCTGCTTCTGCAGGACCTGGTGATGGCATTCCAGCAGAGCATCGGCGACGGCTACGAGAGCCCCGCGAGCGATTTCGCGTTTGTTCCTGAGCTGGACAGCTCGGTGAGCACCCTGGGCGAGTTCGGCTACGACACCGACTTCCGGCAGGACCTGTCCGCGCTGCTCGTTCGTGGCCAGGGAGACGGTGCCTTCCCGGACTGGGAGAAGGGCTTCAAGCTCCAGGAGGCGGCCTCGTACTATTTTCTCACCAACGACTCGTCGTACATCTCGCAGAACCTGAACACGTTCACCGGTTGGCTCACCGGTGCCGGCGGCTTCCAGGCACAGATGGCGGCGAACAACAACCTGGTCGAGAAGGAACAGTATGTCTCCGACATCGCCACGCCCGTCTACGGACTGAACCACCAGTCACAGGTCTGGCGCGGCATGCGCGACTTCGCGATCGCCCTGCGACAGATGGGAAACACCTCGCTCGCCGATCAGTTCGCCGCCCAGGCGACCACGTTGCGCACGGCGATCCTGTCGGCGGTCCGGCAGTCCGAGACGAAGCTGTCCGACGGCTCCATCTTCGTGCCCATCCCGTTGCTGGACCCATCCGAGAAACAGCCTTTCGAGCCGATCACCGGGTCGCGTTTTGGCAGCTACTGGAACATCATCATCCCGTACGCGCTGGGCACCGGGATTTTCCCGGCCGGCAGCCCGGAGGCGACCGGCATCGCGACCTACATTCGCAACCACGGTGGCCTTTTCCTCGGCATGACCAGGTTCAATTTGTACGGCGGCGACGCGGGCAACTGTGAGGTCGACGCGCCGCTGAACTTCCCGGCCAACGCGCCCGGCTACAAGACGACCGGCGTCGACCAGCAATATGGCTTCGGCTGGACGAAATACCTGTCCGACCAGGGCGACGCGGGCGGGCTCAACATGCAGTTCTACGGGCAGCTCGGCCAGGAGCTCGCTCCGAACACGTTCATCGGCGGCGAGGGAGCGACGCTTTCGCCCTGCCCGGGCGAGTACGACCGCAGCATGTTCTTCCCGCCGCTGGCCGCCGGCAATGCCGTGCCGCTGCAGGCGATGCGCGGCATGCTCGTCTCCGAGGGACTGGCCGACGACGGCACCCCGCGGACCTTGAACATCGCGCCGGCGACGCCGCAACAATGGCTGTCGGACGGGCAGAACGTCTCGGTCGGCAAGCTGCCGACCGACTTCGGTCCGCTGACGTACAGCATCGCTTCCCAGCTCTCGCAAGGAAAAGTCACCGCCTCCATCACCCCGCCGGCGGCCGCGCCGGGGCGGCTGAAGCCGACCGACGTGGTCCTGCACCTGCGTACGCCGGCCGGCTCTCGGCTCTCCGGGGTCACCGTGAACGGCGCGTCGCATGCTTTCGACGCGACCGCGCAAACCGTGGACCTCGGCGCGATCTCGGCCAACGTCACCGTGCTGGCGCAGTATTCGAGCGCGGCGGTCGGCGCGAACCAGGCGGTCCCGACCGTGCTGTCGGCCGCACCCGATGTCGTACGCCCTGGCCAGGGCCTGCCGGTGTCGGGCACGGTCGAGGCGGTGGGCAGCGGCACGGTGACCGGCACCGTCGCGGTCTCGGCGCCGACCGGCTGGACCGTACCGTCGCCGGCCGGGTTCTCGGTCGCCAGCTCTGGCTCGATCGGCTGGCAGAAGTTTCAGACCTTCGTTCAGCCGCCACCGAACACGCCGGCCGGCACCTACCAGGTCACGGTGACGACCACGCCGTCGGGCGGCAGCCCGGTGTCCCGAGCGCTGAGCGTCACGGTCGCCACCCCATCCACCTCTGACTACGCGAGCCTGGTGGAACTGGACCATCCGACCGCGTACTGGCGGCTGGACGACACCGGCTCGACCGCGGTCGACTCCTCGCCTTACCACACCAATGGCACCTACCAGGCAGGTTCGGTGACCAGCTCGTCCGGGCCGTTCGCCGGCGACACCGCGGTCTGCCTCAACGGCAACGGATACATGTCGGTGCCGAACTCACTCGCGGTGTCGCCATCGGCGGCGACGTCGTGGGAGGCATGGGTCAAGGTCAACACGACGCAACAGCAGTCGATTGTCGAGAAATACGACGGTCCGCACTACAACGGCTTCGGCGTACGGCTGATCACTGGCAACAAGCTCCAGGCGTTCATGTTGGACCGCAGCGACACGCTGCCGCCGGCCATCACCAGCACCCGGTCCGTCCAAACTGGACAGTGGTATCACGTCGCGGTCAGCTACGACGGGACGACCATGGTCCTCTACCTGAACGGCCAGCCGGTCGGGTCGGTCGCCAGCCCAGCGCCGACGTTGGGCAGCAACAGCCTCAAAATCGGCGCTCGTGGCGACGACGCGGGGACCCGGCTGAACGGTTGTGTCTCGCAGGTCGCGATCTATGACCACGCGTTGGCATCGGCGACCGTACGGGCACATTACCTGCGTGGCATTCTGCAGGCAGGCGGTGGCGCTGAGGGCTCGCAGGCGATGGTTTTGCAGAGCCAGCAACAACATTTCTTCGGCACGACCGCGTCCGGCAACGCCGAACACTGGTTCTGGGAACCGTCGAACAACACGATCCTGCACGACGTGTGGGCCAGCGGTGTCACGGGTGTGCCGACCGCGGGTCTCGCGGACACCGGGCAGCAGCACCTTTGGGCCCGCGGAACAGACGGCAGCATCCGGCACGCGTACTGGACCCCGTCGGACAACACGATCCGGCAGGACACCTGGGCGCCCTCCGGGTCGGTCGCCGCCGACCCGGCCAGCGCGATCGTCGGCAGCCAGCTGCACGTGTTCGGCATTGACCCGAACGGGACGCTGCAACACTGGTGGAAGGACGAAAAACAGGGCTCAGTCACCCACGACACCTGGACCGGTGGTGTCGCACTCACTGGCCGCCCGACCGTACTGGTGGACGACAACGGGACCATCCACGTCTTCGGCCGCGGCACCGACGGAAGTCTCCAGCATCTCTGGGAAACCCTCGCGACCGGCACGGTCCAGCACGATGCGTGGGCGCCGGCGGGTTCGATCGCCGCGGACCCGGTCGCCAGGACAATCGGCCACCAGGAACATGTTTTCGCGGTGGACGCGGCTCACGGCCTGCAGCACTGGTCCGTGGAGCAGGGACAGGCCACCCCCGGGCACAACACCTGGGCCACCGATGCCGGGTTGGCCGGCCGGCCGACGATCATGGTCGACGACACCGGTGCCCAGCACGTCATGGTCCGCGGTGGTGACGGCAGCCTCCAGCACTTCTGGTGGACGCCGGCCGACAACACGATCCGGCACGACACCTGGGCGCCGGCGGGCTCGATCGGCGCCGACCCGACCGCGATGTTCATCAACCGCCAGCAACACGTCTGGGCGGTCGACGGCAGCGGGCACGTCCAGCACTGGTTCTGGGACGAGAACACCAACCAGCTCAACCACGACGACTGGACCGCGAGAGCAACTGCCGCCGGCAGCTCGAAGAGACACTAG
- a CDS encoding DUF7402 domain-containing protein, whose translation MHGRLSRVFLAAALAAAALVGLSPAPAVADGPVSTVTADFSVNDGTGSPYVFGGTINHLDEPAQLDALRQSGVKLLRRDAYLSEIVPNTTIADWNANVGNVRDPSTWDWSKYGWVDLYHNRGFKILLIMSYNTTWLCTSHPGRADCAHQPPSDFGIYEDIIGKIYQHFTGKVDLVEIWNEPNLSGFLNVPEADAIPVYEDIYRHAAHAIRGVDAGIPIGGPVISEPDATNKVWANALLQDTRIPREDINFLSYHHYTPVANDTVALWQSIARDNGRPDLPVYVTEWNYTAAFNVNPIVGDHPDMVSYDANRLTALYRQHAAGATFYADNVQSSIDTSFFTTYANGTLTPKARTFRMMSTDLGLGAGNGTLGGISYGNPVTNAGAATNAAGDRVAWVVNDGTDPLQVDLRLLGMGNGSGPVWANVFEASANQAVTSPRSTMSLAVSDGAATLPLGVPAKSVVGVRLTPYAIADQTNLAATATVTASSQTAGLEASRVTDGITGRWGVGEWASAGERTPFVRLSWPAEQSIGRVVLYDRSNPTDQVLGGTLTFGDGSTVHVPELPNDGTGKSITFAPRTTDSVTFKVDSVSGGTLNAGLSEFQVFHGENVAPDATVTSSSELDTEAHAHGDAVDGIVGQPNGQWVSTESTPWIRLSWLNPRPVDEVVLTDQVGSAGHANSGTLTFSDGSSVPVTGIPTDGTPRSVPFASKFVSWVQFHASGGTGPNVGLSEMQVFQEENLASSADVTASSVYRDPTTGLTLPASMATDGTINQWYVGEWASNGDPRPTLSLDLGAARSVGRVVLYDRNNLIDQVTAGTLRFGDGSTVAVPSLDNSGLGTSVTFPARSTTSITFTVTGARDGTLNNGLSEIQIFAA comes from the coding sequence ATGCATGGACGCCTTTCCCGAGTGTTCTTGGCCGCCGCGCTCGCGGCCGCGGCTCTCGTCGGCCTTTCGCCGGCGCCGGCCGTGGCCGACGGCCCGGTCTCCACCGTGACGGCCGACTTTTCCGTCAACGACGGCACCGGCTCGCCGTACGTTTTCGGCGGCACCATCAACCACCTGGACGAGCCCGCGCAACTGGACGCGCTGCGCCAGTCCGGCGTGAAACTGCTCCGCCGTGACGCGTACCTGTCCGAGATCGTCCCGAACACGACGATCGCCGACTGGAACGCCAACGTCGGCAACGTACGCGATCCATCCACCTGGGACTGGAGCAAATACGGATGGGTCGACCTCTATCACAACCGCGGATTCAAAATCCTGCTCATCATGAGCTACAACACGACGTGGTTGTGCACGAGTCATCCCGGTCGGGCCGACTGCGCGCACCAGCCGCCGTCCGACTTCGGCATCTACGAGGACATCATCGGCAAGATCTACCAGCACTTCACCGGCAAAGTGGACCTGGTGGAGATCTGGAACGAGCCAAACCTGAGCGGCTTCCTGAACGTCCCGGAGGCCGACGCCATTCCGGTCTACGAGGACATCTATCGCCATGCGGCGCACGCGATCCGCGGCGTCGACGCCGGTATTCCGATCGGCGGACCGGTCATCTCCGAACCTGACGCGACGAACAAGGTGTGGGCGAACGCGCTGCTGCAGGACACCCGCATTCCGCGCGAGGACATCAACTTTCTCAGCTATCACCACTACACACCCGTCGCCAACGACACCGTTGCGCTTTGGCAGTCGATCGCGCGGGACAATGGCCGGCCAGACCTTCCGGTCTATGTGACGGAATGGAACTACACGGCCGCTTTCAACGTGAACCCCATCGTCGGCGACCACCCGGACATGGTGAGCTACGACGCCAACCGCCTCACGGCGCTCTATCGCCAGCACGCGGCCGGCGCGACCTTTTACGCCGACAACGTGCAGTCCTCGATCGACACGAGCTTTTTCACGACGTACGCGAACGGGACGCTGACTCCGAAGGCACGCACCTTCCGGATGATGTCCACCGATCTCGGGCTCGGTGCCGGCAACGGGACGCTCGGCGGCATTTCGTACGGCAACCCGGTGACCAACGCCGGCGCGGCGACCAATGCCGCCGGTGACCGGGTCGCCTGGGTTGTCAACGATGGCACCGATCCACTGCAGGTCGATCTGCGGCTGCTCGGCATGGGAAATGGCAGCGGTCCGGTGTGGGCCAACGTTTTCGAGGCCAGTGCCAATCAGGCGGTCACCTCGCCGCGCTCGACGATGTCGTTGGCTGTCAGCGACGGCGCGGCGACCCTACCGCTTGGCGTGCCAGCGAAATCGGTCGTCGGCGTGCGGCTCACGCCGTACGCGATCGCCGACCAGACCAATCTGGCGGCGACCGCGACCGTCACCGCCTCGTCGCAGACCGCCGGCCTGGAGGCCAGCAGGGTCACCGACGGCATCACCGGCCGATGGGGCGTCGGGGAATGGGCATCGGCCGGGGAGCGTACGCCCTTCGTGCGGCTGAGCTGGCCGGCGGAGCAGTCGATCGGACGGGTCGTGCTCTATGACCGGTCCAATCCGACCGACCAGGTTTTGGGCGGCACACTGACCTTTGGCGACGGCAGCACCGTACATGTGCCGGAGCTTCCCAACGACGGCACCGGAAAGTCGATCACCTTCGCACCGCGTACGACTGATTCGGTGACATTCAAGGTCGACTCGGTCAGCGGCGGCACGCTGAACGCCGGACTCTCGGAGTTTCAGGTGTTCCACGGCGAAAACGTCGCGCCGGACGCCACCGTCACCTCGTCGTCCGAGCTGGACACCGAGGCGCACGCGCATGGCGACGCGGTCGACGGCATCGTCGGCCAGCCGAACGGGCAATGGGTGTCCACCGAGTCGACGCCGTGGATCCGCCTCAGCTGGCTCAATCCGCGGCCGGTCGACGAGGTCGTGCTGACCGACCAGGTCGGCTCGGCCGGCCACGCCAACAGCGGAACGCTCACCTTCAGCGACGGCAGCAGTGTGCCGGTCACCGGCATCCCGACCGATGGCACACCGAGGTCGGTGCCCTTCGCCTCGAAGTTCGTCAGTTGGGTGCAGTTCCACGCCTCTGGCGGAACCGGCCCGAACGTCGGCCTGTCCGAGATGCAGGTTTTCCAGGAGGAAAACCTCGCCTCGTCGGCGGACGTGACCGCGTCGTCGGTCTATCGCGACCCCACCACCGGTCTCACGCTGCCGGCCTCGATGGCGACCGACGGCACCATCAATCAGTGGTACGTCGGCGAATGGGCATCCAACGGCGACCCGCGACCGACCTTGTCCCTCGATCTCGGCGCCGCGCGGTCGGTCGGTCGTGTCGTCCTCTACGACCGAAACAATCTGATCGACCAGGTCACCGCCGGCACGTTGCGGTTCGGCGACGGCTCCACTGTCGCGGTTCCCAGCCTCGACAACAGTGGGTTGGGCACGTCGGTCACCTTTCCCGCCAGGTCGACCACGTCGATCACCTTCACCGTCACCGGCGCTCGTGACGGCACGCTCAACAACGGTCTGTCGGAGATCCAGATTTTCGCCGCATGA
- a CDS encoding S53 family peptidase: MAQPGVDARPGWALAAADQGQTDQSQPVDARVYLAGRDEAGLTRFVNQVSDPASPGFGRYLSPAGFADRFGPTATQVADVTSWLRGAGLAVTGGDRHYLAVRGSVAQAERAFGVSFHNYRHAGKLYRAPAAPLAIPAAVRPAVLAVTGLDDAPHVAKPTSDSPPISPVRMLADPCSKYTGEKLATTEPPAFGRTQPWTNCGYTPQQMRSMYGLDRLPQTGAGVTVAIMDAYASSTITSDVTEYSRHYGIADFAPGQFVQNLPSKPFSGIDHCGDWNREETLDVDIVHDLAPAAKIQYVSAASCSDEDLRDALSRIVDGHLADLISNSWTNGLESAEPAPDRTAYEAVFKQAAAEGIGVYFATGDCGYLNNACDGNGGTQGASFPASDPFVTAVGGTTTALGPTGRPLWQTSWGTNFSSLTADHQGWTPAPGTGYPASFDAGSGGGVSTLYGQPAYQQATVPAALARALPNGQTAATPMRVVPDVSADGDNHTGLLIGQTQRFVDGTAKYFENRMGGTSLACPLFVAIQALAQQAGGGHPLGFANPQLYARHATPAFDDITDTPFGPNYHFAAVVNNYTNPQDPTSPTRVTLSSFGSDGPLHAVSGYDDATGIGAPSPGYVRSYQK, encoded by the coding sequence ATGGCTCAGCCAGGTGTGGACGCCCGGCCAGGGTGGGCGCTGGCAGCGGCGGACCAGGGCCAGACAGACCAAAGCCAGCCGGTCGACGCGCGGGTTTATCTGGCAGGCCGCGACGAGGCGGGGCTGACGAGATTCGTCAACCAGGTGTCCGACCCGGCGAGCCCCGGGTTTGGCAGGTATCTGTCGCCGGCTGGGTTCGCTGACAGGTTTGGTCCAACCGCAACTCAGGTTGCCGATGTGACGTCGTGGTTGCGAGGCGCTGGACTGGCGGTCACCGGTGGCGATCGGCATTACCTCGCCGTACGCGGCTCGGTGGCACAAGCCGAGCGGGCTTTTGGCGTCTCCTTTCACAATTACCGGCATGCCGGCAAGCTCTACCGGGCGCCGGCCGCTCCGCTGGCCATTCCCGCGGCGGTCCGGCCCGCGGTGCTGGCGGTGACCGGGCTGGACGATGCCCCACATGTGGCGAAGCCGACGAGCGACTCACCGCCGATCTCGCCGGTGCGGATGCTCGCCGACCCGTGTTCGAAGTACACCGGTGAAAAACTGGCGACGACCGAGCCACCGGCCTTCGGTCGTACGCAGCCGTGGACCAACTGCGGATACACCCCGCAGCAGATGCGTTCGATGTATGGGCTGGACAGACTGCCGCAGACCGGCGCCGGGGTCACGGTGGCGATCATGGATGCGTACGCCTCCTCGACGATCACCTCTGACGTGACCGAATACTCCCGCCATTACGGCATCGCCGACTTCGCTCCCGGCCAGTTCGTACAAAACCTCCCGTCCAAACCTTTCAGCGGGATCGACCATTGCGGTGACTGGAACCGGGAGGAAACGCTGGACGTCGACATCGTGCACGACCTGGCGCCGGCTGCCAAGATCCAGTACGTGTCGGCGGCGTCCTGCTCGGACGAGGACCTGCGGGACGCGTTGAGCCGGATCGTCGACGGTCATCTGGCTGACCTGATCAGCAACTCCTGGACCAACGGCCTGGAGTCCGCCGAACCGGCACCGGACCGGACGGCCTACGAGGCCGTCTTCAAACAGGCGGCCGCCGAGGGAATCGGGGTCTATTTCGCCACCGGTGACTGCGGCTACCTGAACAATGCCTGTGACGGCAACGGCGGCACCCAGGGCGCGAGCTTTCCGGCGAGCGATCCGTTCGTGACGGCCGTCGGGGGCACCACCACCGCTCTCGGGCCGACCGGCCGGCCGTTGTGGCAGACGAGTTGGGGGACCAACTTCTCCTCACTGACCGCGGACCATCAGGGCTGGACCCCGGCGCCGGGCACGGGATATCCGGCCAGTTTCGACGCGGGCAGCGGCGGAGGGGTCAGCACGTTGTACGGCCAGCCCGCCTACCAGCAGGCAACGGTGCCGGCGGCCCTGGCACGGGCTCTGCCCAACGGACAGACCGCCGCCACGCCGATGCGAGTGGTGCCCGACGTGTCGGCCGACGGGGACAACCACACCGGGCTTCTCATCGGGCAAACCCAGCGATTCGTCGACGGCACCGCCAAGTACTTCGAAAACCGGATGGGCGGAACCAGCCTGGCATGTCCGCTGTTCGTGGCCATCCAGGCGCTCGCGCAGCAAGCCGGCGGCGGCCACCCACTCGGGTTTGCCAATCCGCAGCTCTACGCCAGGCACGCGACGCCGGCCTTCGACGACATCACCGACACACCATTCGGCCCGAACTATCACTTCGCCGCGGTCGTCAACAACTACACCAACCCACAGGACCCGACCAGCCCGACGCGCGTCACCCTGTCCAGTTTCGGCTCGGACGGCCCGCTGCACGCTGTTTCAGGCTACGACGACGCCACCGGAATCGGCGCTCCCAGCCCTGGCTACGTCAGGTCGTACCAAAAATAG